The genomic stretch TTATCGGCATTCCAAACGTCGGAAAATCAACGCTCATCAACCGGCTTGCAAAGAAAAACATAGCAAAAACGGGAGACAGACCTGGTATTACGACTTCTCAACAGTGGGTCAAAGTTGGGAAAGAATTAGAGCTATTAGATACACCGGGAATTTTGTGGCCTAAATTTGAGGATGAGCTTGTCGGTTTGAGACTGGCAGTCACCGGGGCTATTAAAGACTCGATTATCAATTTGCAGGACGTGGCCGTGTTTGGTCTTCGTTTTCTCGAAGAACATTACCCAGAACGGCTTAAAGAGCGTTATGGCCTTGATGAGATCCCAGAGGACATTGCCGAGCTGTTTGATGCAATAGGTGAAAAGCGGGGCTGTCTCATGAGCGGTGGGCTCATCAACTACGATAAGACGACTGAAGTCATCATTCGCGATATTCGCACTGAAAAGTTCGGCAGGCTGTCATTTGAACAGCCGACGATGTAAAGGCGCGCAGAAATGCGGGTCTTTATTTTTTCTTGGCTGAACCGATACATACAGTAAGGGAGAAGAGAAAGTGAATACATTAACCGTAAAGGACATTAAAGACCGTTTGCAGGAAGTGAAGGATGCACAAGACCCATTTATTGCCCAATGCGAAAACGACCCGAGAAAAAGCGTTCAAACGCTTGTAGAGCAATGGCTTAAAAAGCAAGCGAAAGAAAAAGCGCTGAAAGAACAATGGGTGAATATGACTTCCTATGAAAGGCTGGCAAGAAACAAAGGATTTCGCTTGATTGCAGGTGTTGACGAGGTCGGCCGGGGGCCATTGGCAGGACCAGTTGTCGCCAGCGCAGTCATCCTTCCAGAGGAATGTGAAATACTTGGGCTGACAGACTCCAAAAAGCTTTCAGAGAAAAAACGCGAGGAATATTACGAGCTTATTATGAAGGAAGCACTGGCGGTCGGGATAGGAATTGTAGAAGCTACTGTGATTGATGAGATCAATATATATGAAGCTTCAAAAATGGCAATGGTGAAAGCGATACAGGATTTGTCGGATACACCTGATTATTTGCTTGTTGACGCAATGACACTTCCGCTCGACACGGCTCAGGCGTCAATTATAAAAGGCGATGCCAAAAGCGTGTCTATTGCGGCAGGTGCGTGTATCGCAAAAGTGACGAGGGACCGAATGATGAGCGCTTATGCCGAAACGTATCCCATGTACGGCTTTGAAAAAAATAAAGGCTATGGGACAAAAGAACATTTGGAAGCTCTCGCTGCATACGGCCCAACTGAATTGCACCGCAAAACTTTCGCTCCTGTTCAATCTTTCAGATAAATCACCATGGACAAGGAGGCACCTTTTTAAAATGAACATACGAAATGATGTGCAAAAGGCGCTGCAGCACCTTTTCGGGCGTACAGCCGTCCCGCAGGAAACATCAAAAGTAAACGAAGCGCTAAACGGGGAGAAGCGTCTCCTCTTAGGAAAAGTGCTTCGTTTACTAGGAGATCAGCATGCCCTGATCCAAGTCGGCAATCAAACTGTTCAGGGAAAACTTGAAACTCAGCTTCGTCCTCAGGCATACTATTGGTTTTCCTACGAAAAAAAAACGGCAGAGCAAACAGGCCGTCTTCAGGTCGTTCAAAGCTTTGATCAAAATCCTAAAACCATTCAGGATGCAGCTGGCAAACTTTTAAATGCTATTTCAGTGAAGACGTCAAACGCAGCTCTCATGATGACAGGAGCGATGCTGAAAAGCAAAACACCCGTAACAGAAAATGATATCAAAACAGCTGTCCGCTGGATGGACACGCTGCCTTCGCAAGACACAAAAAAAGCAGTTGAAACGGTTCTCTTCGCTTTAAAGCGTGATCTTCCCATTCACTCCGAGATTTTGAATGGTGTTCACGCTGTGAAATCGCCTGTTCCGTTGCATCAGCACGTATCCCAGCTGCTACAGGCAATCGACCAAAACCCTCAGCAGAGCCAAATGATGTCAAAGCTAAAGGAAGCAGTCACGGTGCTTTTAAATAGTGAAATCGATGTCCATGCAGAACGGCTGATTGATAAGCTTATTTCTTTAACCGACAATACGAAAGCACCTTCTCCGACGAATACAGCTGGAAGCAGGGAGCTTAGCACACCAGCTGGCTCCCCCGGAAAAGCCAGCCTGCCGATTGCAAATCACACAGCAGAACAGGGAAGCATACAAGAAGAGCCTGTTAAAACAGCAGCAGACATTCCAATTAAAGAAGCCCGCCAGCTGCTGGTGAAGCTGACGGAATCTGCTGAAAAAAACAGTCTCCAAATTGTGAAAGAAGCAGCAAATTGGATTAAAGCGGCTGCTTCATCGGGTGATAGTAAGTCACTTGCAGCTTCAGCTGTTTTACAGGCGGCACAAGTCACAGATCAGGAAGCCGAAGTCTTTTTAAAGGCTGTTCAGCAGACAGCACCCCATTTGGCGGATAAGGCAGATGTTCTTTCTTTCTTATCCAAAGTGAAAACGGCAATCGGCGCAAGGGACGAGGTTGCGTTCATTAAAGCGTTTGAACAAGGAAGCGCAGTCACATCTGGCGAAATGCAATCCATCAAGCTGGCTCTTTCTGCCTTAAGAGCATCGCATGAGGTAGCCGAACCAGTCAAACAAGAAGCCGATCAGCTTTTTCATAAATTAAATGGCCAGCTTTTCATGCAGCAGGACCATCCATCATACAGCCAAATTGTAATGTCATTTCCGATGTTTTCGAAGTCAGGGGTTCAGGACATGACTGTTCTGTTTAAAGGAAAGAAAGAAGCGGATGGAAAGCTTGATCCTTCCCATTGCCGCCTTTTGTTTTTGCTGCAGCTTGATACACTAAAAGAAACCGTCGTTGATTGCTTGGTACAGCAAAAAGTCATGACCATTACAATAGAGACTGATTTCGAGCTGCAGGCTGCGATCGATCCGATGGTGCCCGCGCTTAAACAGGGGCTAAAGGAAATGGGGTACAGCCTTTCAGGGGTAAACGCTAAAAAAAGGGTTCACACCGAAGAAAAGGCTTCAATCGATCAATATATAACAAGTATCAGTGATCAGGAAGTGGATGTGAAAATATGAAAGAGCAGACACCGATCAGAAAAGCTGTTGCTCTCCATTATGACGAACAAAAAGACAAGGCGCCGAGAGTGATTGCCACAGGGAAGGGCCATGTAGCTGACAACATTATAAAAGAAGCGAAAAAAGCAGGGGTCCCGATTCAAGAAGATCGGACCCTTGTCGAATTAATGCGCCATTTGACGGTAGATGATCAAATTCCTGAAGCTCTTTATGAAACGGTAGCCGAGATTTTTTCATTCATTTACAAATTGGACGAAAGCGTAAAAAACAAAAAATAGCTAAAATATTCCCCATCCTTCTTTGAAATTTATGTTTTTAATAAAGTAAAAGTTTGAATGTTTAGAAGGATTAAAAGATTTTGCATCGAACTGTAGACAATTCTTCCAGTATTATTATAGAATGAAAGCGCAGTCTATTTTAGTTTTGTTACATAAGTTAGGAGGATGGGAAATGAATATCCATGAGTACCAGGGAAAAGAAGTCCTCAGAAAATATGGGGTATCTGTTCCTGAAGGTAAAGTGGCTTTTACAGCAGAAGAAGCAGTTGAGAGTGCAAAGAGCTTATCCAGCTCGGTTTATGTCGTAAAGGCTCAAATTCATGCTGGCGGTCGAGGCAAAGCTGGTGGGGTAAAAATAGCAAAATCATTAGACGAAGTAAAAGCGTATGCCGAAGAACTATTAGGGAAGACCCTAGTTACACATCAGACGGGTCCGGACGGCCAAGTAATAAAACGCTTACTTATTGAAGAAGGCTGCGATATTAAAAAAGAATATTACATCGGTCTAGTGCTTGACCGCGCCACTTCAAGAATCGTTTTAATGGCTTCTGAAGAAGGCGGAACGGAAATTGAAGAGGTTGCGGAGAAAACACCAGAAAAAATCAAAAAAGCTGTCATTGATCCAGCTGTTGGCCTTCAAGGCTATCAAGCCAGAGAAATTGCATTCGCTATTAATATTCCAAAAGAGCTCGTGGGAAAAGCTGCTAAATTTATGCTTGGACTATATAAAGCGTTTGTTGAGAAAGACTGCTCAATCGCCGAAATCAATCCGCTTGTTGTGACTGGCGACGGAAATGTGATGGCGCTTGATGCAAAATTGAATTTTGACAGCAATGCGTTGTACCGACAAAAGGACATTATGGAATACAGAGATTTGGATGAAGAAGATCCGAAAGAAATTGAAGCGTCCAAATATGATCTAAGCTACATTTCCCTTGATGGAAATATCGGCTGTATGGTAAACGGCGCGGGACTTGCAATGTCTACGATGGATATTATCAAGCATTATGGAGGAGAACCGGCCAACTTCCTTGATGTGGGCGGCGGTGCAACCGCGGAAAAAGTCACGGAAGCATTTAAAATCATTCTTTCTGATCAAAACGTTAAAGGGATTTTTGTCAACATTTTCGGCGGCATTATGAAATGTGATGTCATCGCAGAAGGGGTTGTTGAAGCGACTAGACAAGTTGGTTTGACATTGCCGCTTGTCGTCCGTCTTGAAGGCACAAACGTGGATCTAGGGAAGAAAATCCTTAGTGAATCAGGATTAAACATTACATCTGCGGAATCAATGGCTGACGGCGCGCAGAAAATCGTATCCTTAGTTTAAGAAAGAATGAAAGGCAGGGGACCAAATAATGAGTGTTTTCATTAATAAAGATACAAGAGTTATTGTGCAAGGGATTACAGGTTCTACCGCTTTATTTCATACGAAGCAGATGCTTGAATACGGCACAAATATCGTTGGCGGTGTAACACCTGGAAAAGGCGGAACAGAAGCGGAAGGTGTTCCTGTATTTAATACAGTGGCTGAAGCAGTTCAAACAACCGGCGCTAACGCGTCTGTTATATATGTGCCCGCACCGTTTGCAGCTGATGCGATTATGGAAGCGGTAGATGCGGAGCTTGATCTCGTGATTTGTATCACAGAACATATCCCGGTTTTGGATATGGTGAAGGTCAAACGCTTCATGGAAGGCAAGAAAACGAGACTGATAGGGCCGAACTGTCCTGGTGTCATTACGCCTGAAGAATGTAAAATCGGCATTATGCCCGGATACATCCATAAAAAGGGTCATGTAGGCGTTGTATCACGTTCAGGAACATTAACATACGAAGCGGTGCACCAGCTCTCAGAAGCGGGTGTAGGGCAATCTACAGCTGTTGGAATCGGCGGCGACCCTGTAAATGGAACAAACTTTATTGACGTTTTAAAAGCGTTTAACGAAGATCCTGACACACACGCAGTCATCATGATTGGCGAAATCGGCGGTACGGCCGAAGAGGAAGCGGCAGAGTGGGTAAAAGCCAACATGACAAAACCGGTAGTCGGTTTTATTGGCGGTAAAACAGCACCTCCTGGGAAGCGCATGGGGCATGCAGGCGCCATTATTTCCGGCGGGAAAGGGACAGCTGATGAAAAAATCAAAACCCTTAATGCATGCGGAATCGAAGTTGCAGAGACACCTTCTGTCATGGGTGAAACCTTAATCAAGGTGCTGAAAGAGAAGAACTTGTTCGAAACTTGTAAAACGCATTAATAAAAAAGGGACAGCCGTCAAGGCTGTTCCTGCTTTTTCTAACAAAAGGAGGTCAATCTATTGGATCAGGCCGCTGTCTGCCTAACGATTTGCAGAATCAATCAATTATTATCCCCATCCCTTCTATTAAAATGGTGGAAAGCCGATCCGTCTATGTCGCTGACATCACCCGTGTTACAAACGGTTACTCGTGATCAAATAAAAGCAGCTGCATTAAAAAACGAAATAGAACAATTTTATCCAAAGCTCCCGCGTGTACTTGCTGCTTATCGTGAGCAAGGCATTAACACCATCCCTATTTCTTCAAAGCAATATCCTTTCTGGCTTAAAAGCATTTATGATCCCCCTGCCGTACTGTTTGCAAAAGGTGATATGACTCTTCTTTCGAAAGGGAGAAAAATTGGAATTGTAGGCACAAGAAATCCAACAGCTTATGGGAAACAAGTTGTCAATCATCTTACAAAAGAGATCTGTCGTAAAGGTTGGGTGATTGTCAGCGGACTGGCGTCTGGGATAGACGGAATGTCCCATGCTGCAAGTATTAAGGCGAAGGGGCGGACAATTGGCGTCATTGCAGGCGGATTTCAACACATTTATCCCCGAGAAAACCTTCAGTTAGCAGATCACATGGCTAAACACCATATCCTGCTGTCAGAGCACCCACCTGAAACTAAACCCCAAAAATGGCATTTCCCTATGAGAAACCGTATTATCAGCGGACTAAGTGAAGGCGTTATTGTCGTTCAGGGCAAAGAAAAAAGCGGTTCGCTGATTACTGCCTATCAAGCATTGGAACAAGGGAGAGAGGTATTTGCCGTACCCGGTTCATTGTTTGACCCTTACGCCGGAGGTCCTATAAAACTGATCCAGCAGGGGGCTAAAGCCATATGGTCAGCAGAGGATATTTTCGAGGAACTTCCTGAGAGAAACGTTCAATATACGGAACCCTTTTGAATTATCGTTTGACAAACGGTATTGTAATATTTAATAATAGTGAGGATTTAAAGTTGCATATTGTTTTCTATTTAATTAATGACGTTCATGATAAAGAATGAAATGTTGAAAGCCAAATAAAGACAGCTGCAAAAATAAAATTGAAATATCTTGAAAAGAGAGAGAACACCTCTTGAGGGGGATGAAAATGTCTGATTATCTAGTCATCGTGGAATCGCCCGCTAAGGCGAAAACGATTGAACGTTACTTAGGTAAAAAATATAAAGTAAAAGCATCAATGGGACATGTCCGGGATCTTCCAAAAAGTCAAATGGGAGTTGACATAGAACAGAATTTTGAACCGAAATATATTACCATTCGAGGTAAAGGCCCGGTATTAAAAGAGCTGAAAACGGCTGCGAAAAAAGCCAAAAAAGTGTATCTCGCAGCTGACCCCGACAGAGAAGGGGAAGCGATTGCATGGCATTTGGCACACAGTCTTGATTTAGATCTCAACTCAGACTGCCGTGTGGTGTTTAACGAAATTACAAAAGACGCTATTAAGGAATCGTTTAAGCATCCCCGCATGATCAATATGGATTTAGTGGATGCACAGCAAGCGAGACGTATTTTAGACAGGCTTGTCGGATATAAAATCAGTCCAATCTTATGGAAAAAAGTCAAAAAAGGGCTTAGCGCAGGACGCGTGCAATCCGTTGCCCTCCGTTTGATTATTGACCGTGAAAAAGAGATTAACGACTTTAAGCCTGAGGAATATTGGACAATTGACGGTACGTTCTTAAAAGGTCAAGAAACCTTTGAAGCGAGCTTTTTCGGGAAAAACGGCAAAAAACTTCCTTTAAATAGTGAAGCTGATGTAAAAGAGATTCTTTCTCAGCTCAAAGGGAATCAATATACAGTTGAAAAAGTAACCAAAAAGGAACGCAAACGTAATCCTGCTTTGCCTTTTACCACTTCTACCCTGCAGCAGGAAGCGGCTCGCAAGCTCAATTTCAGAGCGAAGAAAACGATGATGATTGCACAGCAATTATATGAAGGAATTGATTTAGGAAGAGAAGGAACGGTTGGTCTGATCACGTATATGAGAACGGATTCAACCCGTATTTCAAATACGGCTGTTGATGAAGCAGCTGCATTTATTGATCAGACATATGGAAAAGAGTTCCTAGGCGGAAAACGGAAGCCTGCGAAAAAGAATGAAAATGCCCAGGATGCCCACGAAGCAATTCGGCCGACATCAGTTCTTAGAAAACCAAGTGAATTAAAAGCAGTCCTCGGCAGAGACCAAATGAGACTGTATAAATTAATTTGGGAGCGTTTTGTTGCCAGCCAAATGGCACCGGCTGTTCTCGATACAATGAGTGTCGACCTGACAAACAACGGTTTGACATTTCGTGCAAATGGAAGTAAAGTCAAGTTTTCCGGGTTTATGAAGGTGTATGTTGAAGGAAAAGACGATCAAATGGAAGAAAAAGACCGGATGCTGCCTGACTTACAAGAAGGCGACACGGTATTATCAAAAGATATAGAACCTGAGCAGCATTTTACCCAGCCGCCTCCGCGATATACTGAGGCCCGGCTTGTTAAAACCCTTGAAGAACGCGGTATCGGCCGTCCATCCACATATGCTCCGACACTTGATACTATTCAGCGGCGCGGCTACGTGGCATTGGATAATAAACGTTTCGTTCCGACTGAATTAGGTCAGATCGTTCTTGACTTGATCATGGAGTTTTTCCCTGAGATCATTAACGTTGAGTTTACAGCTAAAATGGAGAGAGATCTTGATCATGTTGAAGAAGGAAATACCGAATGGGTCAAGATTATCGATAATTTCTACACCGATTTTGAAAAACGCGTCAAAAAAGCCGAATCGGAAATGAAGGAAGTTGAGATTGAACCAGAGTATGCTGGAGAGGATTGTGAATTGTGCAGTTCTCCAATGGTATATAAAATGGGACGGTACGGTAAATTCTTAGCTTGCTCCAACTTCCCTGACTGCCGGAACACGAAACCGATTGTGAAACAAATCGGTGTGAAGTGCCCGAGCTGCGGAGAAGGAAACATTGTTGAGCGAAAATCGAAAAAGAAACGGGTGTTTTACGGCTGTGACCGTTATCCGGACTGTGAATTCGTATCATGGGACAAACCAATTGAACGAAAATGCCCGAAATGCGGAAAAATGCTCGTCGAGAAAAAACTCAAAAAAGGTATACAAGTCCAATGCGTGGAATGCGATTATAAGGAAGAACCACAGAAGTAGCGGTGAGCAGGGTCTTGCTCACCTTCTTTGTGTGTTAAAAGAAGGCCTTGAATAATAAACTAGGAGATGTGAAAGATGAACCAACAAACAGTGAATGTAATCGGAGCCGGACTCGCAGGAAGTGAAGCAGCATGGCAGCTTGCCAAACGTGGGATTCAAGTCAAATTGTATGAAATGCGGCCAGTTAAACAAACGCCTGCGCATCATACAGATAAATTTGCTGAGCTTGTCTGCAGCAACTCTCTTCGCTCTAATACACTTGCTAACGCTGTCGGTGTATTAAAGGAAGAAATGCGTGCGCTTGATTCAGCCATTATCGCTGCGGCTGACGAATGTTCGGTGCCTGCCGGGGGCGCTCTTGCAGTAGACCGTCATGAATTTGCCGCAAGTGTGACAAATCGGGTGAAAAATCATCCAAACGTAACCGTTATTAATGAAGAAGTGACTGAAATTCCTGAAGGCCCTACTATCATCGCAACGGGTCCGTTAACATCTGAATCGCTGTCTGCCCAGCTGAAGGAGCTGACTGGAGAGGACTATTTATATTTTTATGACGCAGCGGCGCCAATTGTAGAAAAAGACAGCCTTGATATGGATAAAGTGTACCTGAAATCCCGTTATGATAAAGGTGAAGCAGCATATTTGAACTGCCCGATGACAGAAGAAGAGTTTGACCGTTTTCATGAAGCATTAACATCAGCAGAAACAGTGCCGTTAAAAGAATTTGAAAAAGAGATTTTCTTTGAAGGCTGCATGCCGATTGAAGTCATGGCAAAACGGGGTAAGAAAACAATGCTTTTCGGTCCGATGAAACCAGTTGGTCTAGAGCATCCTGTTACAGGAAAACGCCCTTATGCCGTCGTTCAGCTCAGACAGGATGATGCTGCGGGAACACTTTATAATATTGTAGGATTCCAGACACATTTAAAATGGGGAGACCAAAAGGAAGTTCTCAAGTTGATTCCAGGACTTGAAAATGTAGAAATCGTCAGATATGGCGTGATGCATAGAAACACATTTATTAACTCTCCAAGCCTGTTAAAGCCGACTTATCAATTTAAAAACCGCAGTGATCTGTTCTTTGCAGGCCAAATGACGGGAGTAGAAGGATATGTGGAATCAGCTGCCTCAGGACTTGTAGCAGGCATTAATGCGGCGAAGCTTGTATTGGGAGAAGAGCTTGTGATCTTCCCTCAGGAAACAGCAATTGGCAGTATGGCACATTATATTACAACAACAAACCAGAAGAACTTCCAGCCGATGAATGCAAACTTTGGGCTTTTGAAAGAATTGCCAGTTAAAATTAAAAATAAAAAAGAACGAAATGAACAATACGCGAACCGTGCGATTGAAACAATTCAAACAATTTCGAAAACAATATAGGTATTGATTGCAACCTGAGCGCGATTTGTGATACCATTTAAAAGCCCTTCCTGGGGAGGTATTAGGCATGGAGAATGTTAAGAATTTCGTAAAGTTATTCGTTGAATATTTACAAATTGAAAAAAATTATTCACAATATACTATTGTGAATTATGTGGATTCAATTGAAGAATTCGAGACTTTCCTGCGCGTTCAAGGTATAAATGGATTTGAAGAAGCTGCATATCAAGATACTAGGATTTTTTTGACAGAAGCCTATGAAAAAGGTTTATCGAGAAGAACAATAAGCAAAAAGATATCTGCATTAAGAAGCTTTTATAAGTTTCTGATGCGGGAAAAGCTTATTGAAGAAAATCCGTTTCAGCTTGTTCATCTGCCAAAACAGGAGAAACGGATACCGAAGTTTCTATATCAAAAAGAGCTTGAGGAGCTGTTTGAAGTTTCAGATATAAGCCAGCCGGCCGGAATGAGGGATCAAGCGCTGTTAGAGCTGCTCTATGCCACTGGAATGAGGGTCAGTGAATGCTGTTCCATAACTATTAACGACGTTGATTTATTTATGGACACTGTGCTTGTTCACGGTAAAGGCAAGAAGCAGCGCTATATCCCCTTTGGGTCTTATGCCCGCGAAGCGTTGAAGGTATACATGAATAGCGGAAGACAGTGCTTGCTGATGAAGGCAAAAGAACCTCATGATCTATTATTCGTAAATCAAAGAGGCGGACCGCTTACAGCCCGTGGCATCAGACATATTTTAAGCGGGCTTGTTCAAAAAGCGTCAAGCACTTTACATATCCATCCGCATATGCTTCGACATACGTTCGCCACGCATCTGTTAAATGAAGGAGCGGATTTGAGAAGCGTTCAAGAACTGCTCGGGCATTCCAATCTGTCTTCTACACAGATATACACGCACGTTTCGAAGGAAATGTTGAGAAACACATATATGTCTCACCATCCAAGAGCATTTAAGAAAAATTAAAGGAGGCCCTTTATGTCATCTTTTCATGCGACCACAATATTTGCCGTACAGCATAAAGGACGAAGCGCTATGTCCGGAGACGGCCAAGTAACATTTGGTCAGGCTGTTGTCATGAAACACACGGCACGGAAAGTGAGAAAACTGTTTAACGGCAAAGTTCTTGCTGGTTTTGCGGGATCTGTTGCAGACGCTTTCACTTTATTCGAAAAGTTTGAAGCTAAGCTTGAAGAATATAACGGCAACTTAAAACGGGCGGCTGTTGAGCTTGCAAAGGAATGGCGCAGTGATAAAGTGCTAAGAAAGCTCGAAGCCATGCTGATTGTTATGAATCAGGATACTTTGCTTCTCGTATCGGGAACAGGCGAGGTGATCGAACCAGATGACGGCATTCTCGCGATTGGATCAGGAGGCAATTACGCTTTGGCAGCGGGAAGAGCACTGAAAAAGCATGCCGGGGAAAGCATGTCTGCAAGTGAGATTGCCAGAGCCGCGTTAGAAACAGCAGGCGAAATTTGTGTTTACACGAACGATCAAATCATACTGGAAGAGCTTGAATAGAAAGGACTTGAGGCGCATGGAAAAAAAACCGTTAACTCCTAGACAGATTGTAGATCGGTTAGACCAATATATTGTCGGTCAGCAAAATGCGAAAAAAGCTGTCGCCGTGGCATTAAGAAACCGCTATAGAAGAAGTCTTCTGGATGAAAAGCTGAAGGACGAGGTCGTTCCGAAAAACATTTTAATGATGGGTCCTACCGGCGTCGGGAAAACTGAAATTGCCAGACGAATCGCTAAGCTTTCAGGTGCGCCATTTATCAAAATTGAAGCTACTAAATTTACCGAAGTCGGCTATGTAGGCAGAGATGTTGAATCAATGGTCAGAGATCTTGTGGAGACTTCTGTTCGGCTTATAAAAGAAGAGAAAATGAATGAAGTAAAGGAACAGGCAGAAGAAAATGCAAACAAACGCATTGTTCGTCTGTTAGTTCCTGGGAAGAAAAAACAATCTGGTGTTAAAAATCCGTTTGAAATGTTTTTTGGAGGCAGCCAGCCGAATGGTGAAGATGAGGCGGAGAGCCAGGAAGAAGCAAACATCGAAGAAAAAAGAAAACGAATGGCGCATCAGCTGGCTTTAGGAGAGCTCGAAGACTACTATGTAACAGTAGAAGTCGAAGAACAGCAGCCTTCTATGTTTGACATGCTGCAGGGCTCGGGTATGGAGCAGATGGGTATGAACATGCAGGATGCGCTGAGCGGATTAATGCCAAAGAAAAAGAAGCGGCGCAAAATGACAGTCAGAGAAGCCAGAAAAGTCCTGACGAATGAAGAAGCAAGCAAACTCATCGATATGGATGAAGTCGGCCAGGAAGCTGTTCAGAGAGCAGAAGAGAGCGGGATTATCTTTATCGATGAGATTGATAAAATCGCAAAGAACGGCGGTGCATCTTCTTCTGCCGATGTTTCAAGAGAAGGTGTTCAGCGGGATATCCTTCCGATTGTTGAAGGTTCTACCGTTGTCACAAAATATGGTTCTGTAAAAACAGACCATGTATTATTTATTGCAGCAGGAGCGTTTCATATGGCCAAACCGTCTGATTTGATTCCTGAGCTGCAGGGGCGTTTCCCGATTCGTGTAGAACTGAACAAACTCACGGTAGACGACTTCGTGAGAATTTTGGTTGAGCCGGATAATGCGCTGCTGAAACAATATCAGGCATTATTGCAGACAGAAGGTATATCTCTTGAATTTTCTGACGAAGCTATTCATAAGATTGCTGAAGTTGCTTATCATGTGAACCAGGACACAGATAATATCGGTGCGAGACGCCTTCATACAATACTTGAACGCCTATTAGAAGATTTGTCGTTTGAAGCTCCAGATGTAACGATGGAGAAAATAACGATTACACCACAGTATGTCGAAGAAAAGCTCGGAACGATAGCCAAAAACAAAGATTTAAGTCAATTTATATTGTGAAAAATTTAATATGAGGAATGTTTAGGAGGATTATTTATCATGGCTTTATTACAAAAAACAAGAATTATTAACTCCATGCTGCAAGCTGCGGCAGGGAAACCGGTAAACTTCAAGGAAATGGCGGAGACGCTGCGGGATGTAATTGATTCCAATATTTTCGTTGTAAGCCGCAGAGGGAAACTCCTTGGGTATTCAATTAACCAGCAAATTGAAAATGATCGTATGAAAAAAATGCTTGAGGATCGTCAATTCCCTGAAGAATATACGAAAAATCTGTTTAATGTCCCTGAAACATC from Bacillus subtilis subsp. subtilis str. 168 encodes the following:
- the sucD gene encoding succinyl-CoA synthetase (alpha subunit) (Evidence 2b: Function from indirect experimental evidences (e.g. phenotypes); PubMedId: 9643546, 22720735, 22751660; Product type e: enzyme); the protein is MSVFINKDTRVIVQGITGSTALFHTKQMLEYGTNIVGGVTPGKGGTEAEGVPVFNTVAEAVQTTGANASVIYVPAPFAADAIMEAVDAELDLVICITEHIPVLDMVKVKRFMEGKKTRLIGPNCPGVITPEECKIGIMPGYIHKKGHVGVVSRSGTLTYEAVHQLSEAGVGQSTAVGIGGDPVNGTNFIDVLKAFNEDPDTHAVIMIGEIGGTAEEEAAEWVKANMTKPVVGFIGGKTAPPGKRMGHAGAIISGGKGTADEKIKTLNACGIEVAETPSVMGETLIKVLKEKNLFETCKTH
- the dprA gene encoding DNA processing Smf single strand binding protein (Evidence 1a: Function from experimental evidences in the studied strain; PubMedId: 16014871, 16978360, 17803906, 18045469, 7768823, 23779106, 25138221, 28618091; Product type f: factor); the encoded protein is MDQAAVCLTICRINQLLSPSLLLKWWKADPSMSLTSPVLQTVTRDQIKAAALKNEIEQFYPKLPRVLAAYREQGINTIPISSKQYPFWLKSIYDPPAVLFAKGDMTLLSKGRKIGIVGTRNPTAYGKQVVNHLTKEICRKGWVIVSGLASGIDGMSHAASIKAKGRTIGVIAGGFQHIYPRENLQLADHMAKHHILLSEHPPETKPQKWHFPMRNRIISGLSEGVIVVQGKEKSGSLITAYQALEQGREVFAVPGSLFDPYAGGPIKLIQQGAKAIWSAEDIFEELPERNVQYTEPF
- the topA gene encoding DNA topoisomerase I (Evidence 1a: Function from experimental evidences in the studied strain; PubMedId: 9580687, 12682299, 16585761, 23133654; Product type e: enzyme) — its product is MSDYLVIVESPAKAKTIERYLGKKYKVKASMGHVRDLPKSQMGVDIEQNFEPKYITIRGKGPVLKELKTAAKKAKKVYLAADPDREGEAIAWHLAHSLDLDLNSDCRVVFNEITKDAIKESFKHPRMINMDLVDAQQARRILDRLVGYKISPILWKKVKKGLSAGRVQSVALRLIIDREKEINDFKPEEYWTIDGTFLKGQETFEASFFGKNGKKLPLNSEADVKEILSQLKGNQYTVEKVTKKERKRNPALPFTTSTLQQEAARKLNFRAKKTMMIAQQLYEGIDLGREGTVGLITYMRTDSTRISNTAVDEAAAFIDQTYGKEFLGGKRKPAKKNENAQDAHEAIRPTSVLRKPSELKAVLGRDQMRLYKLIWERFVASQMAPAVLDTMSVDLTNNGLTFRANGSKVKFSGFMKVYVEGKDDQMEEKDRMLPDLQEGDTVLSKDIEPEQHFTQPPPRYTEARLVKTLEERGIGRPSTYAPTLDTIQRRGYVALDNKRFVPTELGQIVLDLIMEFFPEIINVEFTAKMERDLDHVEEGNTEWVKIIDNFYTDFEKRVKKAESEMKEVEIEPEYAGEDCELCSSPMVYKMGRYGKFLACSNFPDCRNTKPIVKQIGVKCPSCGEGNIVERKSKKKRVFYGCDRYPDCEFVSWDKPIERKCPKCGKMLVEKKLKKGIQVQCVECDYKEEPQK
- the trmFO gene encoding tRNA:m(5)U-54 methyltransferase (Evidence 1a: Function from experimental evidences in the studied strain; PubMedId: 16027442, 21561081, 23095745, 23157377, 27825927, 28745052; Product type e : enzyme) encodes the protein MNQQTVNVIGAGLAGSEAAWQLAKRGIQVKLYEMRPVKQTPAHHTDKFAELVCSNSLRSNTLANAVGVLKEEMRALDSAIIAAADECSVPAGGALAVDRHEFAASVTNRVKNHPNVTVINEEVTEIPEGPTIIATGPLTSESLSAQLKELTGEDYLYFYDAAAPIVEKDSLDMDKVYLKSRYDKGEAAYLNCPMTEEEFDRFHEALTSAETVPLKEFEKEIFFEGCMPIEVMAKRGKKTMLFGPMKPVGLEHPVTGKRPYAVVQLRQDDAAGTLYNIVGFQTHLKWGDQKEVLKLIPGLENVEIVRYGVMHRNTFINSPSLLKPTYQFKNRSDLFFAGQMTGVEGYVESAASGLVAGINAAKLVLGEELVIFPQETAIGSMAHYITTTNQKNFQPMNANFGLLKELPVKIKNKKERNEQYANRAIETIQTISKTI